The following proteins come from a genomic window of Pichia kudriavzevii chromosome 1, complete sequence:
- a CDS encoding uncharacterized protein (PKUD0A07440) gives MAFPLVGIYYGLLIIASILFFRAVEEGYTLDDVRPVLETISVRARGFKEMVSPYIDDCAETFKDHIKHLGHPTEEAPIVQAEPCATLKFFENIVQQPAIAWALRHVEDVYAVVVRFAHENPWIKESISRAETFTLGVAESVYGFLSTWGNWIVDQEPIKSWASEYALLHGKYVTPYVEQTSHAVSTKIMAMYEFLQEYYEEAIGSESTRAFLVIVIGFVVSKYMITVFLRAFVNDAFQMNRSMSDMYKQHRLEELRETTHNEVYLEIKESALSGYHMTVDELEEVEEPEVSRASTESGNSTPTVAVSGETSPTTPTGSNRTPATPGSNRRTPLELQQEETKEEEQQEEEQQEEVIQEIIRQEAGQGVTQTPSIPSQLKSKTSSPSPSPSSPSPSSPSSPSPSPAPSMRSTIPDTFVPPSLHLNSPTATTSTTETTVAGSNPDTSHSNSSVRSLLVNK, from the coding sequence ATGGCCTTCCCCCTTGTTGGAATCTACTACGGGCTGCTCATCATTGCctctattttgtttttccgtgcagttgaagaaggttaCACATTAGACGACGTCCGGCCAGTTTTGGAGACAATTTCTGTCCGGGCCAGGGGGTTCAAAGAGATGGTGTCTCCCTATATCGACGATTGTGCCGAAACTTTCAAGGATCATATTAAGCATTTGGGCCATCCTACAGAGGAGGCGCCAATTGTACAAGCGGAACCATGTGCAACATTGAAGTTCTTCGAGAACATTGTGCAACAACCCGCCATTGCATGGGCATTAAGAcatgttgaagatgtttATGCGGTTGTTGTCCGGTTTGCCCATGAGAACCCTTGGATTAAGGAGAGTATCTCAAGGGCAGAGACATTTACCCTGGGTGTTGCAGAATCAGTTTATGGATTTCTATCAACATGGGGCAACTGGATTGTCGATCAAGAGCCAATCAAGTCCTGGGCCAGTGAATACGCTCTATTGCATGGTAAGTATGTCACTCCATATGTCGAACAGACCAGCCATGCTGTTTCCACGAAAATCATGGCGATGTATGAGTTTTTACAAGAATATTATGAGGAAGCTATTGGTAGTGAATCTACTAGGGCGTTTCTAGTGATTGTAATTGGATTTGTGGTGTCAAAGTATATGATCACTGTGTTCCTACGTGCCTTTGTCAACGATGCGTTTCAAATGAATCGGAGCATGTCAGACATGTACAAACAACACCGGCTCGAGGAGTTGCGGGAAACTACACATAACGAGGtttatttggaaatcaagGAAAGCGCCCTTAGTGGATACCACATGACTGTTGACGAATTAGAGGAGGTGGAGGAGCCAGAAGTGTCAAGAGCGTCTACCGAGTCTGGGAACAGTACACCAACGGTTGCCGTTTCTGGAGAAACAAGTCCAACTACACCTACGGGGAGCAATCGTACGCCAGCAACTCCAGGGAGCAATCGCAGAACCCCACTCGAGCtccaacaagaagaaacaaaggaagaagagcaacaagaagaagagcaacaagaagaagtaaTACAAGAAATAATACGGCAAGAGGCTGGGCAAGGTGTTACACAAACACCCTCTATACCGAGTCAATTGAAATCGAAAACTtcatctccttctccttcaccatcttctccttcaccatcttctccttcaTCTCCTTCTCCGTCACCAGCGCCGTCCATGAGGTCGACCATCCCCGATACATTTGTACCGCCCTCTCTCCACCTGAACTCCCCCACCGCCACAACATCCACTACAGAGACCACCGTTGCCGGTTCCAACCCAGACACGTCCCACTCCAACAGCAGTGTCCGCTCTCTCCTGGTTAACAAATAA
- a CDS encoding uncharacterized protein (PKUD0A07460; similar to Saccharomyces cerevisiae YER061C (CEM1); ancestral locus Anc_7.242), which produces MYPRRVVITGLGAVTPLGLGVKHSWEKLITSKSGLISTSQLPDASQYSEIPSKVVGKIPTDPSSEYSFIASDHFASHELRRYSPFIQYALVAAEEALKDAKLNTFDMTEEERWRTGVCIGSGIGSFEDTVNNSISFDKSGYRKLQPMFIPRLLTNMASGNVSIKYGLKGINHSVSTACATGVHSIGDSYRFIKDDYADVIVCGASEAALNPVSLGGFARAKSVTTRYVDEPTKASRPFDRDRSGFVLGEGAGILILEELEHAKARGAPIYAELKGYGLSGDATHITTPSSEGDGAKRAMEMAIWRANIDPRNVGYVNAHATSTVLGDRAENFAIKRLFEVANPNLKVSSSKGQIGHLLGAAGSVEAIFTVLAIHHGVVPPTLNCDNPGMHDDDNGEDDFIFDYVSNKSQKVELECALTNSFGFGGTNASLCLSKYRD; this is translated from the coding sequence ATGTACCCACGCCGAGTTGTTATCACGGGGTTAGGCGCAGTTACACCTTTGGGACTTGGTGTGAAACACTCGTGGGAGAAACTAATTACTTCTAAATCAGGATTGATTTCCACATCACAATTGCCTGATGCCAGTCAGTATTCCGAGATACCATCGAAAGTTGTAGGTAAGATTCCAACGGACCCATCAAGTGAATACAGTTTTATAGCGTCCGACCACTTTGCTTCACATGAACTGCGTAGATATTCACCCTTCATCCAATACGCACTGGTTGCTGCCGAGGAAGCATTGAAAGATGCCAAACTAAATACCTTTGACATGACTGAAGAAGAACGCTGGAGGACCGGTGTTTGCATTGGTTCGGGTATTGGGTCATTTGAAGATACCGTTAATAACTCAATaagttttgataaatcgGGGTATAGGAAACTGCAGCCTATGTTTATACCTAGACTGCTTACAAATATGGCAAGTGGAAACGTATCAATCAAATATGGGTTGAAAGGTATCAACCATTCGGTTTCTACTGCATGCGCTACGGGTGTGCACTCTATTGGGGACTCTTACAGATTCATCAAAGATGATTATGCAGATGTTATTGTTTGTGGGGCATCGGAGGCAGCATTGAATCCTGTTTCCCTTGGTGGATTTGCAAGAGCAAAGTCAGTTACGACAAGGTATGTCGATGAGCCAACGAAGGCCTCCAGGCCGTTTGATAGAGATCGTAGCGGTTTTGTGCTTGGAGAAGGTGCAGGAATATTGATCCTGGAAGAGCTTGAACATGCAAAGGCTCGGGGTGCTCCGATTTATGCCGAACTTAAAGGGTATGGACTATCAGGAGATGCAACACACATAACTACCCCCAGTTCTGAAGGAGATGGTGCTAAAAGAGCAATGGAGATGGCAATCTGGAGGGCCAACATTGATCCTAGGAATGTTGGATACGTCAATGCGCATGCCACATCGACAGTATTAGGAGACAGAGCAGAAAACTTTGCCATCAAGAGGCTCTTTGAAGTAGCCAATCCCAACCTGAAGGTCAGTTCAAGTAAGGGGCAAATTGGGCATTTGCTGGGTGCTGCAGGCTCTGTTGAAGCCATATTCACCGTCCTCGCCATCCACCACGGTGTTGTTCCACCAACACTGAACTGCGACAACCCAGGCATGCACGATGACGACAATGGAGAGGATGACTTTATTTTCGATTATGTCTCTAACAAGTCGCAAAAGGTCGAATTAGAGTGTGCATTAACAAATAGTTTTGGTTTCGGAGGCACCAATGCTTCACTTTGTCTTTCAAAGTACAGAGACTAA
- a CDS encoding uncharacterized protein (PKUD0A07450; similar to Saccharomyces cerevisiae YIL049W (DFG10); ancestral locus Anc_7.235) translates to MEPKKLVEVMNILLVGATCGVSMAHVVPMLRPFLKYGKTLDKGDALPTYVGVYVPKRWFLHFYQLHVALSCMSFFLVWVVGEKGWNDLHVLTLFNLLQSSRRLYECNNVSKFSAHAKMHLTHYLVGLFFYSAINIYPLCWALEGDGHRVPFTRIILASLVFAVAYNDQMMNHWLLSRQKKYFLPKERLFTVVVCPHYLDEIVIYLSFLIVRPGLAYLVVSAWVITNLSISANQSWMFYLKQGDIKQNHYRVIPFIY, encoded by the coding sequence ATGGAACCTAAGAAACTTGTTGAAGTGATGAATATCCTCCTGGTGGGTGCCACGTGTGGTGTTTCCATGGCCCATGTTGTCCCCATGTTGCGCCCGTTTCTCAAGTACGGCAAGACTCTCGATAAAGGAGATGCTTTACCGACATATGTTGGTGTCTATGTTCCCAAACGCTGGTTTCTACACTTTTACCAATTGCATGTGGCTTTGAGCTGCATGAGTTTCTTCCTCGTGTGGGTTGTTGGAGAGAAAGGATGGAATGACTTGCATGTGTTGACGCTCTTCAACCTATTACAAAGCTCGAGAAGACTCTATGAGTGTAACAATGTCTCCAAGTTTTCGGCACATGCAAAGATGCATTTGACACACTATCTTGTTGGGTTGTTCTTCTACAGTGCCATCAACATATACCCACTCTGCTGGGCTCTTGAGGGTGATGGTCATCGTGTCCCCTTTACAAGGATAATTCTGGCATCGTTGGTCTTTGCTGTAGCTTACAACGACCAAATGATGAACCACTGGTTACTTTCTAGACAAAAGAAGTACTTTTTACCTAAGGAGAGACTCTTCACTGTGGTTGTATGTCCTCATTACCTTGACGAAATTGTAATCTACCTCTCCTTTCTGATTGTAAGGCCGGGCCTCGCCTATTTGGTAGTTTCCGCTTGGGTTATCACAAACCTTTCAATATCAGCCAACCAGTCGTGGATGTTCTATTTGAAACAGGGAGATATTAAACAGAACCATTATAGAGTCATCCCTTTTATATATTAA